From a single Salvelinus fontinalis isolate EN_2023a unplaced genomic scaffold, ASM2944872v1 scaffold_0027, whole genome shotgun sequence genomic region:
- the LOC129842261 gene encoding uncharacterized protein LOC129842261 — translation MARSGPFLYNVYAGSREPTNGDQHLTTLKNNNKYRSAAPPLLRSTAPPLHRYSAPSLHRSTAPPLHRSTAPPLLRSTAPPLHRSTAPPLHRYSAPSLHRSTAPPLLRSTAPPLHRSTVTPLHRSTAPPFHRSTVTPLHRSTAPPLHCSTVTPLHRSTAPPFHRSTAPPLLRSTVTPIHRSTAPPLLRSTAPPLHRSTAPPLHRYSAPPLLRSTAPPLHRSTVTPLHRYSAPPLHRYSAPPLLRSTAPPVLRSTAPPLHRYSTPLLLRSSAPPLLRSTGTPLHRSTVTPFHRYSAPPLHRYSAPPLHRSTVTPLHRYSAPPLHRYSAPPLHRYSAPPLHRYSAPPVLRSTAPPLLRSTGTPLHRSTAPPLLHSTFTPLHRSTGTPLHRSTVTPLHRSTVTPLHRYSAPPLLRSTVTPLHRSTVTPLHRNTSQIRFPSPNPQLTMSTGS, via the coding sequence CAAATGGCGATCAGCATTTAACCaccttaaaaaataataataaataccgcTCCGCCGCTCCACCGTTACTCCGCTCCACCGCTCCACCGCTCCACCGTTACTCCGCTCCATCGCTCCACCGCTCCACCGCTCCACCGCTCCACCGCTCCACCGCTCCACCGTTACTCCGCTCCACCGCTCCACCTCTCCACCGCTCCACCGCTCCACCGCTCCACCGTTACTCCGCTCCATCGCTCCACCGCTCCACCGCTCCACCGTTACTCCGCTCCACCGCTCCACCGCTCCACCGCTCCACCGTTACTCCGCTCCACCGCTCCACCGCTCCACCGTTCCACCGCTCCACCGTTACTCCGCTCCACCGCTCCACCGCTCCACCGCTCCACTGCTCCACCGTTACTCCGCTCCACCGCTCCACCGCTCCACCGTTCCACCGCTCCACCGCTCCACCGTTACTCCGCTCCACCGTTACTCCTATCCACCGCTCCACCGCTCCTCCGTTACTCCGCTCCACCGCTCCACCGCTCCACCGTTCCACCGCTCCACCGCTCCACCGTTACTCCGCTCCACCGTTACTCCGCTCCACCGCTCCACCGCTCCACCGCTCCACCGTTACTCCGCTCCACCGTTACTCCGCTCCACCACTCCACCGTTACTCCGCTCCACCGTTACTCCGCTCCACCGCTCCACCGGTACTCCGCTCCACTGCTCCACCGCTCCACCGTTACTCCACTCCACTGTTACTCCGCTCCTCCGCTCCACCGTTACTCCGCTCCACCGGTACTCCGCTCCACCGCTCCACCGTTACTCCGTTCCACCGGTACTCCGCTCCACCGCTCCACCGTTACTCCGCTCCACCGCTCCACCGCTCCACCGTTACTCCACTCCACCGTTACTCCGCTCCACCGCTCCACCGGTACTCCGCTCCACCGCTCCACCGTTACTCCGCTCCTCCGCTCCACCGTTACTCCGCTCCACCGGTACTCCGCTCCACCGCTCCACCGTTACTCCGTTCCACCGGTACTCCGCTCCACCGCTCCACCGCTCCACCGTTACTCCACTCCACCTTTACTCCGCTCCACCGCTCCACCGGTACTCCGCTCCACCGCTCCACCGTTACTCCGCTCCACCGCTCCACCGTTACTCCGCTCCACCGTTACTCCGCTCCACCGTTACTCCGCTCCACCGTTACTCCGCTCCACCGCTCCACCGTTACTCCGCTCCACCG